Proteins from a genomic interval of Actinoalloteichus hymeniacidonis:
- a CDS encoding NUDIX domain-containing protein — protein MNSTVVPIVRRSARAVLIDRELRLVTIKRTKAGVAPYWTTPGGGIEPGDVSREAALERELLEELGAKAVIGQQLTLVTSVAEGGQSVQYFFAASLITLDESLRTGDEHTDVHRGGYEVERIPLERLGEYDLKPTVVRDFLLENRSAVLVDLPFGIN, from the coding sequence GTGAACTCAACGGTGGTGCCAATCGTACGGCGGTCGGCTCGTGCTGTGCTGATCGATCGCGAACTCCGGCTGGTGACGATCAAACGCACCAAGGCTGGGGTAGCGCCATACTGGACGACGCCGGGCGGGGGTATCGAGCCTGGGGATGTCAGTCGCGAGGCCGCGTTGGAGCGTGAACTGCTGGAAGAGCTCGGCGCGAAGGCAGTGATCGGGCAGCAGTTGACCCTCGTCACGTCCGTCGCTGAGGGTGGTCAGAGCGTGCAGTACTTCTTCGCGGCCAGCCTGATCACCCTTGATGAGTCGTTGCGGACCGGTGACGAGCACACTGACGTTCACCGAGGTGGTTACGAGGTGGAGCGGATCCCGTTGGAGCGGCTGGGCGAATACGACCTCAAGCCCACCGTTGTCCGTGACTTCTTGTTGGAGAACCGCTCTGCCGTATTGGTAGACCTTCCTTTTGGAATCAACTAG
- a CDS encoding DUF397 domain-containing protein encodes MTFMSLPSRWRKSTRSATATNCVEIGQAPGLIGIRDTKNRDGGTLVVSPAAFRSFLTAIRADKLQ; translated from the coding sequence ATGACCTTCATGAGCCTACCTAGCCGCTGGCGAAAATCGACGCGATCGGCCACAGCAACGAACTGCGTCGAGATCGGCCAAGCCCCCGGCTTAATCGGCATCCGAGACACCAAGAACCGGGACGGCGGCACGCTCGTCGTCTCCCCAGCCGCGTTCCGCTCGTTTCTCACAGCGATCCGCGCTGACAAGCTGCAGTGA
- a CDS encoding helix-turn-helix domain-containing protein: MPSVNRSPRARALADSLRAARTENKLTVREIARRLRVNHSVISRAESGARVPKENEVATILGAIGAAPDVRDRIIEMARDVDREAWSALHHQGTSPHLSTLIKYERDAVAITDVNPLLVPGLCQTLGYARAIMSADPERVSPTEVDGLVMYRMARQRMLAESDTQFTAIIDEPVLVRQIGGRAVMAEQCNHLVEMSHRSDVDIRVIPVSAGYHPALSGGWFLMEFAEATPVLHLEHVDSGTFLHRRSDTRSFLKARDSLLAVAMSTEESARLITRYADHHRRGDDLHEPT; this comes from the coding sequence ATGCCCAGTGTTAACCGCTCCCCGCGAGCCCGGGCCCTCGCCGATTCCCTTCGGGCCGCGCGAACCGAGAACAAGCTGACAGTGCGCGAGATCGCACGGCGGTTAAGGGTCAACCACAGCGTGATTTCGCGTGCCGAGAGTGGTGCCAGAGTCCCCAAAGAAAACGAAGTGGCAACGATCCTCGGTGCGATCGGAGCAGCGCCCGATGTTCGAGACCGCATCATCGAAATGGCCCGGGATGTCGACCGCGAGGCGTGGTCCGCACTGCACCATCAGGGCACCTCGCCCCATCTGTCCACATTGATCAAGTACGAGCGCGACGCGGTGGCAATCACTGACGTGAACCCGCTCCTCGTCCCAGGACTGTGCCAGACGTTGGGATATGCAAGGGCGATCATGTCCGCAGATCCTGAACGCGTTTCACCAACAGAGGTTGATGGCCTAGTCATGTATCGGATGGCTCGACAACGGATGCTCGCCGAGTCGGACACGCAGTTCACGGCGATCATCGACGAGCCGGTACTGGTCCGACAGATCGGCGGGCGGGCGGTGATGGCTGAACAGTGCAATCACCTGGTGGAGATGAGTCACCGCTCGGATGTCGATATCCGGGTGATTCCGGTGAGCGCCGGATATCACCCTGCACTGTCAGGTGGGTGGTTTCTGATGGAGTTCGCCGAGGCGACTCCGGTACTGCATTTGGAGCACGTCGACTCAGGAACGTTCTTGCACCGACGGAGTGACACAAGATCATTTCTGAAGGCACGGGATAGCCTGCTGGCCGTCGCGATGAGCACTGAGGAGTCCGCCCGGCTCATCACGAGGTACGCAGACCACCACCGTCGAGGAGATGACCTTCATGAGCCTACCTAG
- a CDS encoding type VII secretion target, with protein MAGEAYDVVTEDLVAHASHLEALTDRLNTAISAAETVSMSDDAYGLICQFLPPTINPMEEEGIAALQAAVEGVTTSAENVRATADQYDETDNLSQQSFQKITMDGIQA; from the coding sequence ATGGCCGGCGAAGCCTACGACGTCGTGACCGAGGATCTGGTGGCACACGCCAGCCACCTGGAAGCCCTCACCGACCGGTTGAACACCGCTATCTCGGCGGCGGAGACGGTCAGCATGTCCGACGACGCCTACGGTCTGATCTGCCAGTTCCTTCCCCCGACCATCAATCCGATGGAGGAGGAGGGGATCGCGGCGCTACAGGCCGCGGTCGAGGGCGTCACCACGAGCGCGGAGAACGTGCGGGCGACGGCCGATCAGTACGACGAGACCGACAACCTCTCGCAGCAGTCCTTCCAGAAGATCACCATGGACGGCATCCAGGCCTGA
- a CDS encoding YbaB/EbfC family nucleoid-associated protein: MTGPSTGGFVGMSKDPAEIEQRIGQWAQGLAEKAQRYQAAHVQAEQIRLTATSSDGAVQATVRADGSLTDLVFSERIRTMPLPSIASLVLSTMQRAQSEIAAKVGETMSEHLGDEDAETRAELLGNLRDRFPVPPPEDESTADDEAGQKWEAIESADEEQPKAGFAPPPAAPSPQTQRPAPRHRADDDEDDVDENSDPLRD, encoded by the coding sequence ATGACTGGTCCGAGCACCGGTGGTTTCGTCGGTATGAGCAAGGATCCCGCCGAGATCGAGCAGCGGATCGGCCAGTGGGCACAGGGTCTCGCCGAGAAGGCGCAGAGATACCAGGCGGCGCATGTCCAGGCCGAGCAGATTCGGTTGACCGCCACGAGTAGCGACGGCGCGGTGCAGGCCACGGTCCGCGCCGATGGCAGTCTGACCGACCTGGTCTTCAGCGAGCGCATTCGCACCATGCCGCTGCCCTCGATCGCGAGTCTCGTCCTGTCGACCATGCAGCGGGCTCAATCCGAGATCGCCGCCAAGGTCGGCGAGACGATGTCCGAGCATCTGGGCGACGAGGATGCCGAGACTCGGGCCGAGTTGTTGGGCAACCTTCGCGACCGCTTCCCGGTGCCTCCCCCGGAGGACGAGAGCACGGCCGATGACGAGGCCGGGCAGAAGTGGGAGGCGATCGAGTCCGCCGACGAGGAGCAGCCGAAGGCGGGCTTCGCACCACCGCCTGCGGCGCCGTCGCCGCAGACACAGCGACCCGCTCCGCGTCATCGGGCCGACGACGACGAAGACGACGTGGACGAGAATTCCGACCCGTTGCGGGACTGA
- a CDS encoding ESX secretion-associated protein EspG, with product MSAPEFVLSAREFDIVWTGLDLGRIPYPLDVPSNGGTMAERDALTIEVYRELTDRGIAEGGRIRPEIEALLRVLSHPQISVDSVGHSGGALRALVAANGELGVMASFTDGRIKFGEIRPTALARSIVGTLPSKAAGPGWAMSAPLRALTAAVEPSDDEDPWGDDDEHEERALRNAGMSPDDAAALAELAANRKGGGQFGVTVGGATQRQSRRLSTLVTWFDTHQGRYLMVRDNDWLSLTPADGERIESRIAEVLSQAAGVGAR from the coding sequence ATGAGCGCTCCTGAATTCGTGTTGTCCGCCCGCGAGTTCGACATCGTGTGGACGGGTCTCGACCTCGGTCGGATCCCCTACCCGCTGGATGTACCCAGCAACGGGGGGACGATGGCGGAACGCGATGCCCTCACCATCGAGGTGTATCGCGAACTGACCGACCGGGGTATCGCCGAGGGCGGTCGGATCCGGCCGGAGATCGAGGCCTTACTGCGGGTGTTGTCGCACCCGCAGATCTCCGTGGACTCGGTCGGTCACTCCGGCGGGGCGCTGCGGGCGTTGGTTGCCGCGAACGGGGAACTCGGCGTGATGGCGAGCTTCACCGACGGTCGGATCAAGTTCGGCGAGATCCGACCGACCGCGTTGGCCCGCTCGATCGTCGGGACGCTGCCGTCCAAGGCCGCGGGACCGGGGTGGGCGATGTCCGCCCCGCTCCGCGCGCTGACGGCGGCGGTCGAACCCAGCGATGACGAGGACCCGTGGGGCGACGACGACGAACACGAGGAGCGTGCGCTGCGCAACGCGGGGATGAGCCCCGACGACGCTGCCGCGCTCGCCGAGCTGGCCGCCAATCGCAAGGGCGGCGGCCAGTTCGGGGTGACCGTCGGTGGCGCCACGCAGCGACAGTCTCGTCGGTTGTCGACCTTGGTGACCTGGTTCGATACCCACCAGGGCCGTTACCTGATGGTGCGTGACAACGATTGGCTCAGTCTGACCCCCGCTGACGGCGAACGTATCGAGAGCCGGATCGCGGAGGTTCTGTCGCAGGCAGCGGGCGTCGGCGCCCGCTGA
- a CDS encoding WXG100 family type VII secretion target encodes MYVEDAAVPASRGRRPNASVPEENQLVLTDTQNWSSYSHKTLYESIHTNNDPGAAGELSTEWSQIADEISESSQSMGEKLVAVEDGWTGNAAQAARGAITELAEWSGSASQTASDLSSKIADQGTIMETARAAMPEPVEFDYEAILVNGFATGGLAGFAAAVVDVETKSGQARDAHEQAVQVMAQMESDSQGIDGSTPQFVQPPNPVRGTMTAAREPMAPMGLMTPQQQGTPMSENGGAPEALVANGVPGAPGGPGGMPGGGPGGPGSPGGPGEMPEIPGGGGVPGGGGDIPGMPGGGVPGAPGSIPGMPGGGAGGVGSIPGGGSIPGSPGEIPNITPQSAPAVASMPDTSSYKPNIPGGTGGMNPGNVPNIGGGGMPDISGYRPQSGGGSPSVTPQGVRPPTPQMPDIPGGSIPPTSPGYTPGGGTIPSIGGGGGGGYSGGIGGMPPRPGQSGPGGSNYTPTPRPTMPNIPGSPGYTPGIGGNMPGGTGNIPGGTGGIPPKGFGPGSIPNIPGSPGYTPGIGGGGSGGGAGGFGGGAGGGAPRGFGPGGIPNIPGGGGAGGFGGGAGGFGGGAGSPGALGASGSTGVGGAGGAGAGGRMGGMPGVGAGGAGMAGGGMAGGGGGMAGRGAQESEDKEHKAPAYLKGEKVFERLGDDLPPAVIGDRKPKKQADS; translated from the coding sequence ATGTACGTAGAGGACGCAGCGGTGCCCGCGAGCCGGGGGCGCAGGCCGAATGCTTCGGTCCCGGAGGAGAACCAGTTGGTGTTGACCGACACCCAGAACTGGAGCTCCTACAGCCACAAGACGCTCTACGAGTCGATCCACACCAACAACGACCCGGGCGCGGCGGGCGAGCTGTCCACCGAGTGGTCGCAGATCGCCGACGAGATCTCCGAGTCGTCCCAGTCGATGGGCGAGAAGCTCGTCGCGGTGGAGGACGGTTGGACCGGGAACGCCGCGCAGGCAGCGCGCGGTGCGATCACCGAGCTCGCCGAGTGGAGCGGCTCCGCATCGCAGACCGCCAGCGACCTCAGCAGCAAGATCGCCGACCAGGGCACCATCATGGAGACCGCCAGGGCCGCCATGCCGGAGCCGGTCGAGTTCGACTACGAGGCGATTCTCGTCAACGGATTCGCCACCGGCGGACTCGCAGGCTTCGCCGCAGCGGTCGTCGATGTCGAGACGAAGAGCGGCCAGGCGCGCGACGCCCACGAGCAGGCAGTCCAGGTCATGGCCCAGATGGAGTCCGACTCCCAGGGCATCGACGGATCGACGCCGCAGTTCGTCCAGCCGCCGAACCCGGTGCGGGGCACCATGACGGCCGCACGGGAGCCGATGGCACCGATGGGCTTGATGACCCCGCAGCAGCAGGGCACGCCGATGAGTGAGAACGGCGGAGCCCCGGAGGCGCTGGTCGCGAACGGGGTTCCCGGCGCACCCGGTGGGCCGGGCGGCATGCCCGGTGGCGGCCCCGGTGGCCCCGGCAGCCCCGGTGGGCCGGGCGAGATGCCCGAGATCCCCGGTGGCGGCGGTGTGCCCGGTGGCGGCGGCGACATACCGGGTATGCCCGGCGGCGGCGTTCCCGGTGCTCCCGGCAGCATCCCCGGAATGCCCGGTGGCGGCGCCGGTGGCGTCGGCAGCATCCCCGGTGGCGGCAGCATCCCCGGCAGCCCCGGCGAGATCCCGAACATCACCCCGCAGAGCGCGCCCGCGGTCGCCTCGATGCCGGACACCAGCAGCTACAAGCCGAACATCCCCGGTGGTACCGGTGGCATGAACCCGGGCAATGTTCCGAACATCGGTGGCGGCGGGATGCCCGACATCAGCGGATACCGTCCGCAGAGCGGCGGCGGCAGCCCCTCGGTCACCCCGCAGGGCGTTCGGCCGCCTACCCCGCAGATGCCCGACATCCCGGGTGGCTCGATCCCACCGACCAGCCCCGGTTACACCCCCGGTGGCGGAACAATCCCCAGCATCGGCGGCGGCGGCGGTGGTGGTTACAGCGGCGGAATCGGCGGCATGCCGCCCCGTCCGGGACAGTCCGGTCCGGGCGGCTCCAACTACACGCCCACGCCGAGGCCCACGATGCCGAACATCCCCGGCAGCCCCGGCTACACGCCCGGTATCGGCGGCAACATGCCCGGCGGCACCGGCAACATCCCCGGTGGCACCGGCGGCATTCCGCCCAAGGGCTTCGGCCCCGGCAGCATTCCGAACATCCCCGGCAGCCCCGGTTACACGCCCGGCATCGGTGGCGGCGGAAGCGGCGGCGGTGCCGGTGGCTTCGGTGGCGGGGCCGGTGGCGGCGCTCCCCGTGGCTTCGGTCCCGGTGGCATCCCGAACATCCCCGGTGGCGGCGGTGCCGGTGGCTTCGGTGGCGGGGCCGGTGGCTTCGGCGGCGGGGCGGGCTCGCCCGGTGCGCTGGGTGCGAGCGGCTCGACCGGTGTCGGCGGCGCGGGCGGCGCCGGTGCGGGCGGCCGGATGGGCGGCATGCCGGGTGTCGGTGCAGGCGGTGCAGGCATGGCAGGCGGCGGTATGGCCGGTGGCGGTGGCGGTATGGCCGGCCGTGGCGCGCAGGAGTCCGAGGACAAGGAACACAAGGCTCCCGCGTACCTCAAGGGTGAGAAGGTCTTCGAGCGGCTCGGCGACGACCTCCCCCCTGCCGTGATCGGTGACCGCAAGCCCAAGAAGCAAGCCGACAGCTAA
- a CDS encoding endonuclease I family protein, translated as MRSYFSHAGLTSPTGFSPADGSEPPTDPPTDPPTDPPTDPPADGDYDETYYRSAIGLSGDALKDELHEIIDDHTAVSYSQVWDALKQTDEDPANSSNVRLFYSGRSQSKDSNGGGSGQWNREHVWAKSHGDFGNATGPGTDVHHLRPTDVSVNSARGNKDFDNGGSPVAGAPGNLTDDDSWEPADEVKGDVARMVFYMAVRYEGDDSFADLELNDRVSNGSNPYMGRQSVLLEWNAEDPPDAFEQRRNQLIYDEIQGNRNPFIDHPEWADSIWG; from the coding sequence CTGCGCAGCTACTTCTCGCACGCCGGACTCACCTCGCCCACCGGCTTCTCCCCGGCGGACGGCTCCGAACCGCCGACCGATCCCCCCACGGACCCGCCGACCGACCCGCCGACCGACCCGCCCGCCGACGGTGACTACGACGAGACCTACTACCGCTCGGCGATCGGTCTCAGCGGCGACGCGTTGAAGGACGAGCTGCACGAGATCATCGACGATCACACCGCCGTGTCCTACAGCCAGGTCTGGGACGCCCTCAAGCAGACCGACGAGGACCCGGCCAACTCGTCGAACGTCCGCCTGTTCTACAGCGGACGCTCGCAGAGCAAGGACTCCAACGGCGGCGGCTCCGGCCAGTGGAACCGCGAGCACGTCTGGGCCAAGTCCCACGGCGACTTCGGCAACGCGACCGGCCCCGGAACCGACGTCCACCACCTGCGCCCCACCGATGTGTCGGTGAACTCCGCCCGAGGCAACAAGGACTTCGACAACGGCGGTTCGCCCGTGGCAGGTGCCCCCGGCAATCTCACGGACGACGACTCCTGGGAGCCCGCCGACGAGGTCAAGGGCGATGTCGCCCGCATGGTCTTCTACATGGCCGTCCGCTACGAGGGCGACGACAGCTTCGCCGACCTCGAACTCAACGACCGGGTGTCCAACGGTTCCAACCCCTACATGGGCCGCCAGTCGGTGCTGCTGGAGTGGAACGCCGAGGACCCGCCGGACGCCTTCGAGCAGCGGCGCAACCAGCTCATCTACGACGAGATCCAGGGCAACCGCAACCCCTTCATCGACCACCCGGAATGGGCGGACTCGATCTGGGGCTGA